Part of the Armatimonadia bacterium genome is shown below.
CGCTGCACAGCACGTGACCTGCGTCCGTGCTGCCGCTGCGATCTGCCGCGCGACCGTCTGGGGTGATGAGATCGGCAGCTCTGAGGTGCACTTCACGCCGGGTGCGGTCCGAGCCGGGACCTACCACTTCGACGTGTGCGACGTGCAGCCCAGTGCCGGGTCGGTTACGTTGGTCCTGCAGGCTGTTTTGCCGCCGCTATTGTTCGCCGGCGGTCCGACGCGACTGATCCTGAAGGGCGGCACCGACGTCCCCTGGAGCCCCTCCTACGAGTACCTGCAGACCGCCTTCGTACCGGCGCTCCGACGTGCCGGTGTGCAGGTGTCGGTCCGAAGGCTTGCGGGCGGCTGGTACCCGGCTGGCGGCGGTGAGCTCCAGGTCGACCTCACACCTAGGTCGGAGCCGCTCAAGCCGCTGGTGCTCGAAGAGCGCGGAGACTTGCGCAGTCTCACGGTGTTCAGCACCGTATCGCAGAACCTGCCCGAGCATATTGTGGATCGCCAGGTGCAGGGAGCGCTGCGGGTCCTGCCAGACGGCCTCGCACCTTCGGTCAGGGTTCAGCGCGAACGTCCCTCAGGCGGTCCGGGCACTTGTCTGTGTGTTGGAGCAAGCTTTGGGAACGGCTTCGCTGCCTGTAGTGTTCTCGGTCAACGAGATAAGCCTGCTGAGCGAGTGGGCGAAGAGGCCGGTGAGGCCTTCGCCGACTTCCACAAGACAGGCGCAGCCCTTGACCTGCACCTGGCGGACCAACTGCTTCCCTATCTCGCGCTGGCCGCAGGAGACAGCGTGCTCCTTGCCGAAGACGCTACGGAGCACCAGCGCACGAATGCCTGGGTCATCAGCCAGTTTCTGCCGGTCCACATCGAGTTCTCCGGCGATGCACCGGTACACATCCATGTGACAGGAACCGGGCACCAGCCCGTCTGACACCAAGCCGGCGGCCATCCACCAACGGCGACTTTGGAGGCGACACCACATGGCCGACAACGAACGCCCCAACGAGGACGAAACCTACACGAAGGTCGACAAGCGCGCGGTCCACGAGGAGGCCGGGCAGTCCGAGGCTCCCGCCCAGGAAGCTGCGGCCGAGGAGGCTCCACCGGCTGCTTCACAGGAGCAGCCGCCTGCGGCCGAGCCCACTGGTGAGCAACCTCAGACCCTCGCCGAAATCGGCGTCAACGGCATCCTGCGCTTCTCGACCACGCTCCTGGTCGAGCAGGCGTGGATTGCCCTCGGCATCCATGCCGCTCCCGGCAAGGAGACCGCAACGAACCTGCCCGAAGCGCGGCTGGCCATCGACGTGTTGGGGTACCTGATCGACAAGCTCGGCCCGGACCTCGACGTCTCCGAGAAGCGCGAGATGGAAGCTCTGCTGACGAACCTGCGCATGAACTTCGTGCGCATCGCGGGCTAGGCGCTGTACGGCGAGACCGCTTCGGGCCCGCGAGGCTCGCGCGGACATCACCCGCAACACGCAGGGGAGGCAGGTCAGATGCAGCCCGTACTCTTCTCAGTCAGCTACGCCGGACTCTGGGGTCAGGCCCAACTCTCGCTGGAGGAGTTCATCCCGCACGCCGCCGAGTTGGGGTACGGGGCCGTCGAACTGACCGCCAAGCGTCCGCACCTGTCTCCCCTCGACTACCCTCTGAGCCGGGTACGCGAGTTGCGAGCCATCTGTGAGAAGTCGGAGGTGGAGGTCGCCTGCGTCGCCGCCTACACCGACTTCTGCGGTGGTGCCGAGGCGGCCGAAGTGCCCTTCGTGGAGATGCAGATCGCCTATATCGAGACGCTGAGTCGCCTCGCCGAGGAGCTGGGCTGCCACCTCGTGCGGGTCTTCACCGGCTATGAGCGACCGGGCATGACACCCGCTCAAGCCTGGAACCGCACCTGCGACGCACTCCGCGAGGCCTGCCGTCGAGTCGAGCCTTTGGGCGTTACGCTGGGCATCCAGAACCATCATGACGTGGCAGTGCACAGCCGTGCCCTGCTGGAGTTGCTCCAGGACATTGACTGCCCGAACTGCCGCCTGATGCTCGATCCCTGGTCACCGGCTCTGCGCGGCGAGGACCTCTACCAGACCGCCTGCGAGCTGGCTCCCCAGGTTGTGTACACGACCCTCGCCGACTACGTGCGCCTGCCAAGATTCCACTATGAGCCGAACCTGGTCAACTACCGCCGGGTTGAGCCCGACCTGGCTCGCGCGGTTCCCATGGGAGAAGGCGACATCGACAGCGCCAGCTTCCTCCGTGGCCTTCAAGAGGGCGGCTATGACGGCCCCGTCGCCTACGAGATGTGCTCGCCGCTGCGGGGTGGCGGGAGCATGAGTCACCTCGATGCCTGCGCCACCCGCTTCCTGCAGTGGTGCCGAACGAACGACTTCATCTAGGTCGGTGTCGGGTCGCCTGCTAGCCGCCGTAGAAGTTCTCGGCTGCGCCCCAGAAGAACATCTCGACCTGCGCCTCGCTCAGCCCCATCAGGTTGCGGAGGATGGCCAGGTCCTTGCCCACGTGAACCGGGGCGTTCTCTGCCAGCGATCCCGGGTGGCCGTCGATGCCGAACATCACATGCTCCATTCCGCAGAAGGCCACGGCTTTGCGCAGGGCCTCTTCACGCCAGGCGTCCGGGGTGCCCCGGCAGGTGTCGACCCACATCTGGATCTTGTCGCTCTGATAGCCTGCGGCAGCCCGGAAGCGTCCATAGACGGCGATGCACTCGTCGACCCAGGGCCAACTGATATGGGCCAGGGAGAAGCGCAGCCCCGGGAAGTTCACCAGCGCCTCGTAGAACACCGGGCGGCAGAAGCGCGAGCTGTCGGCGAAACCGTACAGGATGCCTGAGTGGAACTGGATCGGCTTGCCCAGCTCCTGCATCTTGGTGTAGACGGGCATGACGGCATCGTCACACGGGTACCAGTGGTCCGGGATCATCTTCACGCCGCGCAGCCCCCACTGGTTCACGGCATAGTCGATCTCCTCCACAATGCCCGGTGCCCGGGGCTCAGCCCACAGCAACCCGTAGATGCGCGAGGGATCGGCCGCCTGCACCTTCCCGATATGGTCGGCCGCAGCTCGCAGGTCGTCACGGTGGAACTCCCCCTGCCCGCGTGTTCCGGGGTACTTGCTGAACAGGCAGAGGCGCTCGATGCCCGCCTTGTCCATCTGGCGCAACACGTCCTCGCCCGTCTCGTCGCCCCGGCAATGTGAATGACAGTCCCAGATGCGCACGGTGCGTCACCTCATCCTTCGAAGTGTTGGCGTGCGGAGGGATTCGCTGCTGAGCCCCTCCAGACCTTCGCCAAAGCGACGCCTGGTGAGCTTTCGGCCCCGAAGGGATTGTGGTATACTCAGCTCCATGCTTCATCAGCGTCGGTTGCTCAGCCAGGGCGACCCCGTGCTTCTGCTTATCGTCGGTGTCCTCCTCGTTGGCGGGCTACTGATGATCTACAGCAGCACTCGCGCGGCGCTGCTGAATGCAGGCGATTCGCCCTTCGACAAGGTGCGGCTGCAGGTCGTGTGGCTCCTGGTCAGCCTCGTCGCCATGGCGGTTGTCATCGGCATCGACTACGAGCGCATCGGCGCCATGGCCCTGCCGATAATGGGTGCGGCGGTCTTCCTCCTGTGTGTTGTGCTCCTCATCGCGAAGGTCACGCCGGAGTCGGCCACCATCCGCGGCACGGTGCGCTGGATTGGCTTCGGACCTGTCAAGATCCAGCCGTCGGAGCTGGCCAAGGTTGCGGTCATCATCGCCCTCGGCCTCTTTCTTGTGCAGCGGGAGGACGAGGTTGACACACTGTCACTGGTCTCGCGCTCCCTGGTCTTCTCGCTGGTTCCCGCGGGCCTGATCTTCCTGCAGCCTGACCTGGGGACGCCGACGGTCATCATGTTCATCTGGCTGACGATGCTCTTCGTGGCCGGGGCGCGGGTCCGACACCTGGGAGCCTTCGTCCTGGCTGCAGTTCTACTCTTCGGGGCGGCCTGGAACGTCGGGGTGATACGGCCGCACCAGAAGGCCCGACTGACGGCCTTTTTGGCACCGGAGGAGGATCCCACCGGCGCCGGGTGGCAGTTACGCCAGTCGATGATCGCCATCGGCTCCGGGAACCTGTGGGGCCAGGGGCTGTTCCGGGGCAAGCAGACGCAGCTCAACTTCGTCCCGGACCAGGAGACCGACTTCATCTTCACGACCGTCGGTGAGGAGCTCGGTTTCGTAGGCTGCATGGTCACGATGGCCCTGTTCGCCGCCCTACTATGGCGGACGTTCTACATCGCCTCGCATGCCCGGGACTCGCTGGGGAGACTCATGGCGTGCGGCATTGCCGCCCTGTTCGGGATCCACGTCATCGTGAACATCGGCATGACCATCGGGCTGATGCCCGTCAAAGGGATGCCCCTGCCCTTCCTCAGCTACGGGGGAAGTAACCTTGTAACCAACATGATCTGCGTCGGGCTGCTCGAGAATATCTACATGCGGCGCCACAAGATTGTCTTTTGATCGTGCCTTGCTCCGCCGAGGCAGCCCATCACGCCTACCTCATCACCTATGCCTAAAGCAAACCGCAACGAACCCAACTACGTCATCGCAGGCTGGCAGGGCGTTACCGTCGAGATCCCCGACGACTGGAACATCGGGGCGATCAGCGGCGACACCAAGCAGGGCTATGTCCGCTTCGATGATGACACCCAGGCCCGTCTCGAGATCAAGTGGGCCACGGAACAGGGCTTTGTCGACCTCGACAAGGTCGTCCGCAACTACTTCTCCGACATCGAGAAGGCGCGCAAGAAGCACAAGCAGCCCGAGATCAAGCTCGACCCCGACATCAAGCTCATGAGCCGTCGCCGCCGGAAGAAGTCGGCTCTGCGCTGCTTCCACTGGAAGGGCGAGGTCGAGGCCTATGGTGCTGCGTGGCTGTGCAAGGACTGTGGGCGAACCATGATCGCGCAGGTCACCGTGCCTGCAGAAATGGACGCCGCCGATGCCCAGGAATTCGCTGCCTCGGTGCTCCTGAGCATCACCGACCATCCGACCGACGGCTGGGCGCTTTGGGCGGCCTACGGGTTCGCCTGCTGGATTCCCGCCGAGTTCAAGCTCACCACGCAGAAGCTGATGGCCGGCCTGATCGAACTCGAATTCGCGCTGGAGACGGAACGGATCAAAGTCGCACGCTGGGGCATGGCCGGCATCGCGCTCAAGAAGAAGAACCTGCACGACTGGGTCGGCGAGCAGATGGCGAAGACCTTCCGCAAGCATGAAGCGGCCGAGCCTGAGAAGGTCGAGCTCCATGGACACGAGGCTTTTGCCACCGTCGGCACTTCTGGGCTCTCGCTGGCTCAGCGCGTCCAGTGCTTCGTCGCGCACTGCACCGGCAAGGTCTATGCCGACCGCTTTTTGGCACGCACCTGGCACTGCCCTGACTCGAACCGTATCTTCTATGTTGAGGCCTTCCTTGACCGTGACCACGTGGGCCTGGTTGACGAAATGGTGGAGCGCATCCAGTGTCACGAGACGACTGAGGAGTGACGGCAGTTGACCGCTGTCCCCGGATCCTCTTCGTGCTCCGGTCTTGCCCGGGCCTGTCTGGCCCTGCTCCTGGCGCTGTGCTGGTATGCAGTCGCTGACGAAGCCCCGACTGCGCCGACGCCGCCGAAGACCGATACTCCGCAGGTCGCTGCCCCACAGGCACCGAAAGCCACTACCTCCGACCAACTCAAGCAGGCCGAGCAACTCCTCGCCGACGGCAAGAAGGACGAGGCGGAGAAGGTTCTGCTTCAAGCGGTCAAGGATGCGCCCCGTGAGGCGGTGCCGATGCTGCGTCTGGCCTCGCTC
Proteins encoded:
- the rtcA gene encoding RNA 3'-terminal phosphate cyclase — its product is AAQHVTCVRAAAAICRATVWGDEIGSSEVHFTPGAVRAGTYHFDVCDVQPSAGSVTLVLQAVLPPLLFAGGPTRLILKGGTDVPWSPSYEYLQTAFVPALRRAGVQVSVRRLAGGWYPAGGGELQVDLTPRSEPLKPLVLEERGDLRSLTVFSTVSQNLPEHIVDRQVQGALRVLPDGLAPSVRVQRERPSGGPGTCLCVGASFGNGFAACSVLGQRDKPAERVGEEAGEAFADFHKTGAALDLHLADQLLPYLALAAGDSVLLAEDATEHQRTNAWVISQFLPVHIEFSGDAPVHIHVTGTGHQPV
- a CDS encoding DUF1844 domain-containing protein, yielding MADNERPNEDETYTKVDKRAVHEEAGQSEAPAQEAAAEEAPPAASQEQPPAAEPTGEQPQTLAEIGVNGILRFSTTLLVEQAWIALGIHAAPGKETATNLPEARLAIDVLGYLIDKLGPDLDVSEKREMEALLTNLRMNFVRIAG
- a CDS encoding sugar phosphate isomerase/epimerase family protein is translated as MQPVLFSVSYAGLWGQAQLSLEEFIPHAAELGYGAVELTAKRPHLSPLDYPLSRVRELRAICEKSEVEVACVAAYTDFCGGAEAAEVPFVEMQIAYIETLSRLAEELGCHLVRVFTGYERPGMTPAQAWNRTCDALREACRRVEPLGVTLGIQNHHDVAVHSRALLELLQDIDCPNCRLMLDPWSPALRGEDLYQTACELAPQVVYTTLADYVRLPRFHYEPNLVNYRRVEPDLARAVPMGEGDIDSASFLRGLQEGGYDGPVAYEMCSPLRGGGSMSHLDACATRFLQWCRTNDFI
- a CDS encoding amidohydrolase family protein, whose product is MRIWDCHSHCRGDETGEDVLRQMDKAGIERLCLFSKYPGTRGQGEFHRDDLRAAADHIGKVQAADPSRIYGLLWAEPRAPGIVEEIDYAVNQWGLRGVKMIPDHWYPCDDAVMPVYTKMQELGKPIQFHSGILYGFADSSRFCRPVFYEALVNFPGLRFSLAHISWPWVDECIAVYGRFRAAAGYQSDKIQMWVDTCRGTPDAWREEALRKAVAFCGMEHVMFGIDGHPGSLAENAPVHVGKDLAILRNLMGLSEAQVEMFFWGAAENFYGG
- the rodA gene encoding rod shape-determining protein RodA yields the protein MLHQRRLLSQGDPVLLLIVGVLLVGGLLMIYSSTRAALLNAGDSPFDKVRLQVVWLLVSLVAMAVVIGIDYERIGAMALPIMGAAVFLLCVVLLIAKVTPESATIRGTVRWIGFGPVKIQPSELAKVAVIIALGLFLVQREDEVDTLSLVSRSLVFSLVPAGLIFLQPDLGTPTVIMFIWLTMLFVAGARVRHLGAFVLAAVLLFGAAWNVGVIRPHQKARLTAFLAPEEDPTGAGWQLRQSMIAIGSGNLWGQGLFRGKQTQLNFVPDQETDFIFTTVGEELGFVGCMVTMALFAALLWRTFYIASHARDSLGRLMACGIAALFGIHVIVNIGMTIGLMPVKGMPLPFLSYGGSNLVTNMICVGLLENIYMRRHKIVF